A genomic stretch from Nocardia wallacei includes:
- a CDS encoding nucleoside hydrolase, with protein MGEVSDDDHAESPQHMWEALTDHANRIRGPGFGLIADQRLASGPPPRSLRGTPLIIDTDIGGDPDDAIALSCAALTAPELALVITSDEYQSDRARFARHLLDLLGRPDVPVVSGAQLGDTRYWVVDDLFPGHLADPAEDIMAAVTSVCAATDGPVRWVGMGPLTNLKRILTEMPQLAGQLVITQTGGAINYRDPARASHNFRLDPNAAVTVINKAAELRLVISDITTNDAIVVRRGDQFYTRLTAPGSPAWAALLGRHFDRWFDRFHPYTHQHDSLTLTAALRLPFVTFTKKRRFRIEPDARMFLDDNGHNTWLANGADYTGFLNWLNTHFTW; from the coding sequence GTGGGCGAAGTAAGCGACGACGACCACGCCGAGTCTCCGCAGCACATGTGGGAAGCGCTCACCGATCACGCCAACCGCATCCGCGGACCAGGATTCGGACTGATCGCCGACCAGCGCCTCGCTAGCGGCCCGCCACCACGATCCTTACGCGGAACCCCCCTCATCATCGACACCGACATCGGCGGCGACCCCGACGACGCGATCGCCCTGTCCTGCGCCGCACTCACAGCACCGGAATTGGCCTTGGTCATCACCAGCGACGAATACCAAAGCGACCGCGCGCGGTTTGCGCGCCACCTACTCGACCTGCTCGGCCGCCCCGACGTGCCGGTGGTCAGCGGCGCCCAACTCGGCGACACCCGGTACTGGGTCGTCGATGATCTTTTTCCCGGCCACCTCGCCGATCCGGCCGAGGACATCATGGCAGCCGTGACATCGGTGTGCGCCGCCACCGATGGCCCGGTGCGGTGGGTGGGAATGGGGCCATTGACCAATCTCAAGCGTATTCTGACCGAGATGCCGCAGCTCGCCGGCCAGCTCGTCATCACACAGACTGGCGGGGCGATCAACTATCGAGATCCCGCCCGAGCCAGCCACAACTTCCGGCTCGACCCCAATGCCGCTGTCACCGTGATCAACAAAGCTGCCGAGTTACGTCTGGTCATCTCCGATATCACGACCAACGACGCCATCGTCGTTCGCCGCGGCGACCAGTTCTACACCCGGCTCACCGCACCCGGCTCACCCGCGTGGGCGGCCCTCCTCGGCAGACATTTCGACCGCTGGTTCGACCGCTTCCATCCCTACACCCACCAGCACGATTCGCTCACTCTCACCGCCGCCTTGCGGCTACCGTTCGTCACTTTCACCAAGAAGCGCCGCTTCCGCATCGAACCCGACGCCCGGATGTTCCTCGACGACAACGGCCACAACACTTGGCTGGCGAACGGTGCCGACTACACCGGATTCCTCAACTGGCTGAACACGCACTTCACCTGGTAG
- a CDS encoding NAD(P)-binding domain-containing protein, which yields MTSEYDALIIGGGQSGLAAAHHLHRHGHTVAILEAGTEPVGSWPHYYDSLTLFSAATYSALPGLPFPGDPDRYPHRDEVADYLRRYAARLDADIHTSTPVHTVTHDNGLFTAHTTSASYRALRLIAATGTFGAPVVPQLPGTDEFTGQLLHASTYRNPAVFAGQRVIVVGAGNSAVQIAAELADHATVTLATRHPVKFVPQRPLGRDVHFWFTVTGFDTLSRCCSATPTAPSSPSKPPSPTPTASRNSPSTNHHSRPPTRYLTSTRSIPHSPLVTTNGCCWPRSLVRVASLRRSWPQCARTAVAAQGRPGTDLGRNLAGSRRSAAHGRPVRGSRRRHDPDHRHDQRPLPARGGRSARRARRARGPRDIAGPRPPPRTPAPGQRAGRCRPALTTHSDAGSGVADGARPYDHAMGPDLLAQLNAMRFEHPWLDDAFAEESRRQAVNETAKEHHYVPRFYLDRWAIDTLIQPTLVDTRTRQRPCSPRMAAREKQFYTLPSTTDTMDLPLKWVETHLGRIETACAHRFTELLETGAGRVTHGKLKRDLAVFLGLQRVRTPSQRDYTLLIITSPRSIKKEFLRRAAPTSSAADIELMCRNQYADTKHEAIRVMLSDVRTVLARSMFKRRWTIYETATPLITCDDPVIALAGPPCGRDAFLGFRDSAAVIYPLDPHHLLVLLRPDLQHRGPFTLTENETHAINLEIAAAATKTTFEQHTDHIAAELDVPTQPPVTPLTDHDLHGMDCQTALATMLHRGTLRSRWASDPGHAPGWPIPRWYS from the coding sequence GTGACAAGCGAATACGACGCCCTGATCATCGGCGGCGGCCAATCCGGCCTCGCCGCCGCCCACCACCTACACCGCCACGGCCACACCGTCGCGATCCTCGAGGCCGGAACCGAACCGGTCGGGTCCTGGCCGCACTACTACGACAGCCTCACCCTGTTCTCAGCCGCCACATACAGTGCCCTGCCCGGCCTTCCGTTCCCCGGCGACCCCGACCGTTACCCGCACCGCGACGAAGTCGCCGACTACCTGCGCCGGTATGCGGCACGGCTCGACGCCGACATCCACACCAGTACACCGGTCCACACCGTCACCCACGACAACGGCCTGTTCACCGCTCACACCACCAGCGCCAGCTACCGGGCACTACGCCTGATCGCCGCCACCGGCACGTTCGGCGCACCCGTCGTCCCGCAGTTGCCTGGCACCGACGAGTTCACCGGGCAACTGCTGCACGCCAGCACCTACCGGAACCCGGCCGTGTTCGCCGGACAAAGGGTGATCGTGGTCGGGGCCGGGAACTCCGCGGTCCAGATCGCCGCCGAACTCGCCGACCATGCGACCGTTACCCTCGCCACCCGGCATCCGGTGAAGTTCGTGCCGCAACGCCCCCTCGGCCGCGATGTGCACTTCTGGTTCACCGTCACCGGATTCGACACCCTCTCCAGATGCTGTTCGGCTACTCCTACGGCGCCGTCCTCGCCCTCGAAACCGCCCTCACCCACCCCGACCGCATCCCGAAACTCGCCCTCTACGAACCACCACTCCCGGCCACCTACCCGATACCTGACCTCGACGCGCTCGATACCGCACTCGCCGCTGGTGACTACGAACGGCTGTTGCTGGCCGCGTTCGCTGGTGCGGGTGGCTTCTCTCCGGCGGAGCTGGCCGCAGTGCGCGAGGACCGCTGTGGCTGCACAAGGTCGCCCAGGCACCGACCTTGGCCGCAACCTTGCGGGTTCTCGACGGAGTGCAGCCCACGGTCGCCCAGTACGCGGCAGTCGCCGCCGCCACGACCCTGATCACAGGCACGACCAGCGCCCCTTACCTGCTCGAGGCGGCCGATCTGCTCGCCGGGCACGTCGCGCGCGTGGACCGCGAGACATTGCCGGGCCAAGGCCACCACCCAGAACCCCGGCTCCTGGCCAACGCGCTGGCCGCTGCCGTCCGGCGCTGACAACCCACAGCGACGCCGGATCCGGGGTCGCGGACGGTGCGCGGCCGTACGATCACGCGATGGGACCCGATCTCCTGGCTCAGCTCAACGCCATGCGCTTCGAGCACCCGTGGCTGGACGACGCGTTCGCCGAGGAATCGCGCCGGCAGGCGGTGAACGAGACCGCGAAAGAGCACCATTACGTTCCGCGGTTCTATCTCGACCGGTGGGCGATCGACACACTGATCCAGCCGACGCTCGTCGACACCAGGACCAGGCAGCGGCCGTGCTCGCCGCGGATGGCGGCGCGGGAGAAACAGTTCTACACCCTGCCATCCACCACCGACACCATGGACCTGCCGTTGAAATGGGTCGAAACCCACCTCGGCCGGATCGAAACCGCGTGCGCGCACCGATTCACCGAACTCCTCGAGACCGGCGCCGGACGCGTCACCCACGGCAAGCTGAAGCGCGATCTCGCGGTGTTCCTCGGCTTGCAGCGCGTACGGACGCCGAGCCAACGCGACTACACCCTGCTCATCATCACCTCACCCCGATCGATCAAAAAGGAGTTCCTGCGGCGCGCGGCACCGACGTCGTCAGCCGCCGACATCGAGTTGATGTGCCGCAACCAGTACGCCGACACCAAGCACGAGGCCATCCGTGTCATGCTCAGCGATGTCCGGACCGTACTGGCCCGCTCGATGTTCAAGCGCCGCTGGACCATCTACGAAACCGCGACCCCGCTGATCACCTGCGACGATCCCGTCATCGCGCTCGCCGGCCCTCCCTGCGGCCGCGACGCCTTCCTCGGATTCCGTGACTCCGCAGCCGTGATCTACCCTCTGGATCCGCATCACCTGCTCGTGCTGTTGCGCCCGGATCTCCAGCATCGCGGCCCGTTCACGCTGACCGAGAACGAGACCCACGCGATCAATCTCGAAATCGCCGCCGCCGCAACGAAAACCACGTTCGAACAGCACACCGACCACATCGCGGCCGAACTCGACGTGCCGACGCAACCGCCGGTGACACCGCTGACCGACCACGATCTGCACGGCATGGACTGCCAGACCGCACTGGCGACCATGCTGCACCGTGGCACGCTACGTAGCCGGTGGGCGTCCGACCCCGGTCACGCACCCGGCTGGCCGATACCTCGCTGGTACAGCTGA
- a CDS encoding IS3 family transposase (programmed frameshift), translating into MSSRKKYPAELRERAVRMFAEIREQHPSEWAAMGAVAELLGVGHPETVRTWVRRAEIDECARPGVTTEESAELKRLRRENAELKRANAILKAASGFLRGRDRPATALICRFVTEHQGHREVGGLVWGVESICATLCELGVNLAPSTYYEYRKRVPTKREERDEELKVEISRVHRENFGVYGARKVWLQLNREGHQVARCTVERLMRELGLRGVTRGRVKRTTIADPAAERPADLVQRKFAPAAPNRLWVADITYVSTWSGWVYVAFVIDAYARRILGWRTSTSMTTGLVLDAIEHAIWTRERSGWSVKDVVHHTDRGSQYTSIALSERLAEAGIQPSVGAVGSSFDNALAETVNGLYKTELIKPRGPWRTLDHVEFATAEWVDWFNHRRLYQYCGDIPPAEMEAAHYAQNPAQQPAGLSHQ; encoded by the exons GTGTCGTCGAGGAAGAAGTACCCGGCCGAGTTGCGTGAGCGGGCCGTGCGGATGTTCGCCGAGATCCGGGAGCAGCATCCGTCGGAGTGGGCCGCGATGGGCGCGGTCGCCGAGTTGCTGGGGGTCGGGCATCCGGAAACAGTCAGGACGTGGGTGCGCCGAGCCGAGATCGACGAGTGCGCCCGCCCGGGCGTCACGACTGAGGAGTCGGCCGAGCTGAAGCGGCTGCGGCGCGAGAACGCAGAACTCAAGCGCGCCAACGCAATTCTGAAGGCAGCGTCTG GCTTTCTTCGCGGCCGAGATAGACCGGCCACAGCGCTGATCTGCAGGTTCGTCACCGAACACCAGGGCCACCGGGAAGTCGGCGGCCTTGTGTGGGGTGTGGAGTCTATCTGCGCCACGCTGTGCGAGCTTGGCGTAAACCTCGCCCCCTCAACGTATTACGAGTATCGCAAGCGAGTTCCCACGAAGCGTGAGGAACGCGACGAGGAGCTGAAGGTCGAGATTTCCCGGGTGCACCGTGAGAACTTCGGTGTCTACGGGGCGCGGAAGGTGTGGCTGCAGCTGAACCGGGAAGGTCACCAGGTGGCCCGCTGCACCGTCGAGCGGTTGATGCGCGAACTCGGGCTGCGCGGGGTAACCAGGGGCCGGGTCAAACGCACCACGATCGCCGATCCGGCCGCCGAGCGGCCCGCAGACCTGGTGCAACGCAAGTTCGCGCCGGCGGCGCCGAACCGGCTCTGGGTCGCCGACATCACGTATGTGTCGACGTGGTCCGGGTGGGTGTACGTGGCATTCGTGATCGACGCTTATGCGCGCCGTATTCTCGGCTGGCGGACGTCGACGTCGATGACCACCGGGTTGGTGCTCGATGCGATCGAGCACGCGATCTGGACTCGGGAACGTTCCGGCTGGAGCGTGAAAGATGTTGTGCACCATACGGATAGGGGATCGCAATATACATCTATTGCGCTGTCGGAACGGCTCGCCGAGGCCGGGATCCAGCCCAGCGTAGGCGCGGTGGGCTCGAGCTTCGATAACGCCCTCGCCGAGACCGTGAACGGTCTGTACAAGACCGAGCTGATCAAACCCCGCGGGCCCTGGCGCACCCTCGACCATGTCGAGTTCGCCACCGCCGAATGGGTGGATTGGTTCAATCACCGACGCCTTTACCAGTACTGCGGGGATATCCCACCGGCGGAGATGGAGGCTGCCCACTACGCTCAGAATCCAGCCCAGCAACCCGCCGGGCTGTCACACCAGTAA
- a CDS encoding MT-A70 family methyltransferase, whose product MQDQQSVQPSAPFRYRTIVADPPWQRSGAGRPLTSGNHIRMTMAELLTAPVSALAHADAYLWMWCTNPTLRSAYQVLEAWDFTPRAPLTWIKACPGLDTHLRSRTEHLILGTRGHADIHTHQQLTWMFAPTQVHGGRSDEEYALIERLSPGPYLGLFTNHTRTGWDICQDLTFTR is encoded by the coding sequence ATGCAAGATCAGCAATCCGTCCAGCCAAGTGCGCCCTTTCGGTACCGGACCATCGTCGCGGATCCGCCCTGGCAGCGTTCGGGCGCCGGCCGGCCGCTGACTTCCGGCAACCACATCCGGATGACCATGGCAGAACTTCTGACGGCGCCTGTTAGTGCGCTAGCGCACGCCGACGCATACCTGTGGATGTGGTGCACCAACCCCACACTTCGTTCTGCCTACCAAGTCCTCGAAGCGTGGGACTTCACCCCCCGAGCCCCGCTGACGTGGATCAAAGCATGCCCCGGACTCGACACCCACCTCCGCAGCCGCACTGAACACCTCATCCTCGGCACTCGCGGTCACGCAGACATCCACACCCACCAGCAACTCACATGGATGTTCGCCCCCACTCAAGTACATGGAGGCCGGTCCGACGAGGAGTACGCCCTCATCGAACGCCTCTCACCCGGCCCGTACCTCGGACTGTTCACCAACCACACGCGAACTGGGTGGGACATATGCCAAGACCTCACCTTCACCCGCTAA